Proteins from a genomic interval of Rhizobium rhododendri:
- a CDS encoding amidohydrolase family protein, with product MSPDASITGDCIIEAGTVLSGLMPDGSMSMRHDVGIRVDRGMIAQIGAMEAVTYGNDHLPRFGSAEMIAMPGLVNSHHHFGVTPLMQGVPFAPLELWLPQFRAMRQVDTRLDTLYSAIEMLESGTTTVQHINSGMAGAPDAWMAAANATLNAYGEIGMRAGFSFMIRDRNILTYDDDAKVLAALPDTVRSWIAPRLAASNIPVPELLGFYRELRQAWLADRPDHVRINLAPANLHWCSDACLQAIFETARQADAQVHMHLLETERQSHFAHDKFGHSAVQHLKALECLGPNVTLGHGNWMSREDMDIVAECGCSLCHNASSGLRLGSGIAPVNEMRRRGIPVALGIDQSNIADDRDMTLEMKLVWALHRETGFWNERPDAGAVLQMATEHGAKTVGFGGFTGRLEPGLQADIVLMDRRKIGRPHVSARTPVVESVLHRGGRHAISQVFVGGRLVVDEGKVTTIDRDAVLAEIGERLQRPETPSESQAWEAINALMPHLEAHHRQFTPTPGYRPYRYNAMADGMD from the coding sequence ATGAGCCCGGACGCATCCATCACAGGCGATTGCATCATTGAGGCCGGGACAGTGTTGTCGGGGCTTATGCCGGATGGCAGCATGTCGATGCGCCATGACGTCGGCATCCGGGTGGATCGCGGGATGATCGCGCAGATCGGGGCGATGGAAGCCGTCACATACGGCAACGACCATCTGCCCCGTTTCGGATCTGCCGAGATGATTGCCATGCCGGGGCTCGTCAATAGCCATCATCATTTCGGCGTCACGCCGCTGATGCAGGGCGTGCCCTTCGCGCCGCTGGAATTATGGCTGCCGCAGTTTCGGGCGATGCGCCAGGTCGATACGCGGCTGGATACGCTCTATTCCGCCATCGAGATGCTGGAGAGTGGCACCACGACGGTGCAGCATATCAACAGCGGAATGGCCGGCGCGCCGGACGCCTGGATGGCTGCTGCGAATGCGACGCTCAACGCCTATGGCGAGATCGGCATGCGGGCCGGCTTTTCCTTCATGATCCGTGACCGCAATATTCTGACTTACGATGACGACGCCAAGGTGCTGGCCGCCCTTCCGGATACCGTTCGCAGCTGGATCGCGCCGAGACTTGCGGCATCGAACATACCGGTCCCGGAGCTTCTCGGCTTCTACCGCGAGCTGCGGCAAGCCTGGCTTGCGGACCGCCCGGATCATGTGCGCATCAATCTTGCCCCGGCCAACCTGCACTGGTGCTCGGACGCATGCCTGCAGGCGATCTTCGAGACGGCGCGGCAAGCCGACGCCCAGGTTCACATGCATCTTCTCGAAACCGAACGGCAGTCGCATTTCGCGCACGACAAATTCGGCCACAGCGCCGTCCAGCATCTGAAAGCGCTCGAATGCCTCGGGCCAAATGTGACGCTCGGGCACGGCAACTGGATGAGCCGCGAGGATATGGACATCGTAGCAGAATGCGGCTGCAGCCTGTGCCATAACGCCTCCTCGGGCCTCAGGCTCGGGAGTGGCATCGCCCCAGTCAACGAAATGCGCCGTCGCGGCATTCCGGTGGCGCTTGGCATCGACCAGTCCAACATTGCCGACGACCGCGACATGACGCTCGAAATGAAGCTGGTCTGGGCGCTGCATCGCGAAACCGGGTTTTGGAACGAACGGCCGGATGCCGGCGCGGTGCTGCAGATGGCCACCGAACATGGCGCGAAAACTGTCGGTTTCGGTGGCTTTACCGGCAGGCTCGAACCCGGGCTACAGGCCGATATCGTCCTGATGGACAGGCGAAAGATCGGCCGGCCGCATGTGAGCGCGCGCACTCCGGTCGTCGAAAGCGTCCTGCACCGGGGTGGACGCCACGCGATCAGCCAGGTCTTCGTCGGCGGTCGTCTGGTGGTCGACGAGGGAAAGGTCACAACCATCGATCGCGACGCGGTTCTCGCCGAGATCGGCGAGCGGCTGCAGCGTCCGGAAACGCCAAGCGAGAGCCAAGCCTGGGAGGCGATAAACGCCCTCATGCCGCATCTCGAGGCGCACCACCGTCAGTTCACACCGACGCCAGGATATCGCCCCTATCGATACAATGCGATGGCGGACGGGATGGATTAG
- a CDS encoding methyl-accepting chemotaxis protein has protein sequence MMDKMMSRVRIQTKVLVLVTPFILCIGAVGLTGYYASRLLEGRMEVSNSVLQSLSGFKHVFASMSTFLMQPSQETHDGAAAQARDQLGLLKQTTEGLRAGTDVSLLDQSLSESAAIPDKIEAIWQLQLNQQKIWDDIVANSAALLDLQGQIGKRSFMLMAAAKKKDNTNKAGLKTSVALGTAASMIADLEKAYAEAALPDAKIAALKKLVPDLVTAVSLLADALPDDQKSVASDIQASVAVLDQQSKATSPDAAVALADQALLALQAPTAKLKATGDALMRRSVLDLATSDKEISMAEAVGNKLRGIVNINNEIRVVFAELVSKPDEESVKKVQQSLYMYANEVAALAALMSDDPVLSVLPAKVKPVLDTLASKAADIAANSLEKQAQFSAAAKLIDSTWNLLTQFAESQKANAGVERQQANTISIGAMTIGVLVAMLAGAALVMTLKGPIAQITIAMRKLAEGKLDTAIAGEGRPDEIGDMARALMVFKDNATSRLVMEKEAQSARELSEAERVRNDRERREARVQVDGAIEALGLALKRLSKGELDFAIDVPFAPHLDGLRDDFNQSIEGLRATLVDIRGTAEMIYDNGRQMGEAVNDLAMRTEKQAASLEEAAAAVEQIAATVDTSSDRSGLALKLVQNTKQRAENSARVVQNAVSAMARIKESSDRISNIVTVIDGIAFQTNLLALNAGVEAARAGEAGKGFAVVAQEVRELAQRSAKAAKEIAQLINTSVNEVAIGSQYVEETGGALIGISGEIVDIFGHVERIASSAQEQAQSLRSVTSSVNEIDRMTQQNAAMVEETSAATRQLSDETHALTELIGRFSLEKNPSFTKPASRAA, from the coding sequence ATGATGGACAAAATGATGTCGCGGGTGCGGATCCAGACAAAAGTTCTGGTGCTCGTGACACCGTTCATTCTGTGTATCGGCGCGGTCGGCCTGACGGGCTATTATGCCTCTCGGTTGCTCGAAGGCAGGATGGAGGTCTCGAACAGCGTCCTGCAGTCGCTCAGCGGCTTCAAGCATGTGTTCGCCAGCATGAGCACCTTCCTGATGCAGCCTTCGCAGGAAACGCACGACGGTGCTGCGGCCCAGGCCCGCGACCAGCTCGGCCTCCTGAAGCAGACCACCGAAGGTTTGCGCGCCGGAACGGATGTCTCCCTGCTGGACCAGTCTCTTTCGGAATCCGCAGCAATTCCCGACAAGATCGAGGCAATCTGGCAGCTCCAGCTCAACCAGCAGAAGATCTGGGATGACATCGTTGCGAACTCGGCAGCGCTGCTCGATCTGCAGGGACAGATCGGCAAGCGCTCCTTCATGCTGATGGCGGCGGCGAAGAAAAAGGACAACACCAACAAGGCCGGCTTGAAGACTTCGGTGGCATTGGGAACGGCAGCCTCGATGATTGCCGACCTCGAAAAGGCCTATGCCGAGGCAGCGCTTCCCGATGCCAAGATTGCGGCGCTGAAGAAGCTCGTGCCGGACCTGGTCACCGCGGTCTCGCTGCTTGCCGACGCGCTGCCGGATGACCAGAAGAGTGTTGCAAGCGACATCCAGGCATCTGTCGCTGTTCTCGATCAACAGAGCAAGGCGACAAGCCCGGACGCCGCAGTCGCGCTTGCCGACCAGGCACTCCTCGCCCTCCAGGCGCCGACCGCGAAACTGAAGGCGACCGGTGACGCATTGATGCGCCGTTCGGTGCTCGATCTCGCCACCTCCGACAAGGAAATCTCCATGGCAGAAGCCGTCGGCAACAAGCTGCGCGGCATCGTCAACATCAACAATGAAATCCGCGTCGTCTTCGCCGAGCTCGTTTCCAAGCCCGACGAAGAGAGCGTCAAGAAGGTCCAGCAGTCGCTCTATATGTACGCCAACGAGGTTGCAGCCCTTGCTGCGCTGATGAGCGACGACCCGGTCCTCTCGGTGCTTCCGGCCAAGGTCAAGCCGGTGCTCGACACGCTTGCCTCCAAGGCTGCCGACATCGCTGCCAACTCCCTGGAAAAGCAGGCGCAATTTTCCGCCGCCGCCAAGTTGATCGACAGCACCTGGAACCTGCTTACGCAGTTTGCGGAAAGCCAGAAGGCAAATGCCGGTGTCGAACGCCAGCAGGCGAACACGATCTCCATCGGCGCCATGACCATAGGCGTCCTCGTCGCGATGTTGGCTGGCGCAGCCCTCGTGATGACGCTGAAGGGACCGATCGCCCAGATCACCATAGCGATGCGCAAGCTCGCCGAAGGCAAGCTCGACACCGCCATTGCCGGCGAGGGTCGTCCTGACGAGATCGGCGACATGGCGCGCGCGCTGATGGTCTTCAAGGACAACGCCACATCCCGCTTGGTCATGGAAAAGGAGGCCCAGAGCGCGAGAGAGCTCTCCGAGGCCGAGCGCGTCAGAAATGACCGCGAGCGCCGTGAGGCACGCGTCCAGGTCGACGGAGCGATCGAGGCTCTCGGACTGGCGTTGAAAAGGCTCTCCAAGGGCGAACTCGATTTTGCGATCGACGTGCCGTTTGCACCCCATCTCGATGGGCTGCGCGACGATTTCAACCAGTCCATCGAAGGCCTCAGGGCGACGCTGGTCGACATCCGCGGCACAGCCGAGATGATCTATGACAATGGCCGGCAAATGGGGGAAGCCGTCAACGATCTGGCAATGCGCACCGAAAAGCAGGCCGCATCGCTGGAGGAGGCCGCTGCCGCCGTCGAACAGATCGCCGCCACTGTGGATACCTCTTCGGATCGCTCCGGCCTTGCGCTAAAACTGGTGCAGAACACCAAGCAGCGCGCGGAAAACTCGGCCAGGGTCGTGCAGAACGCCGTCTCGGCTATGGCAAGGATCAAGGAATCCTCCGACAGGATCTCGAACATCGTCACCGTCATCGACGGCATCGCGTTCCAGACGAACCTGCTGGCGCTCAATGCCGGCGTCGAGGCTGCAAGGGCAGGCGAGGCCGGCAAGGGATTTGCCGTCGTCGCCCAGGAAGTCCGTGAACTCGCGCAACGCTCGGCAAAGGCCGCCAAGGAGATCGCCCAGCTTATCAATACCTCGGTCAACGAAGTCGCCATCGGATCGCAATATGTCGAGGAAACCGGCGGCGCCCTTATCGGAATCTCGGGAGAAATCGTCGATATCTTCGGTCACGTCGAGCGGATCGCCTCTTCCGCCCAGGAGCAGGCGCAGTCCCTGCGGTCAGTCACCTCGTCGGTCAACGAAATCGACCGCATGACCCAGCAGAATGCCGCCATGGTCGAGGAAACCAGCGCCGCGACACGCCAGCTCTCGGACGAAACCCACGCCTTGACCGAACTCATCGGCCGCTTCAGCCTGGAAAAGAACCCCAGCTTCACCAAACCCGCCAGCCGCGCCGCCTGA
- a CDS encoding LacI family DNA-binding transcriptional regulator: MKKLTHRTMEDFAKSSGISRPTLSKFFDDPTSVKPATRALIEAALRSSDYQPNLYARNLNRKRTRNIGILVPALGDPFYAEMVNRLELRLRTSGYWPIVISSHGLPELEAEAVKTMLSLKVAGALVAPLGFKSDPRVFEKLGQNLAMVYFDTFIEGSTPFVGNNNSQSVATIVDYLCRSGDAPAYLDIPHINHNSPERLASYVATVEAAGFEPRVIKTSADYTWDFERIGYEQMDDMLRRKSLPSKTILCANDRLAFGVMAAAFANNQKVGRRKGAHLRIAAHDDHPLSRYASPPLTTMAQDFAAMTANSVDTLLALLGEGETTTGAIVHAMRSDGTLVMRQSA; the protein is encoded by the coding sequence ATGAAAAAGCTGACGCACCGGACGATGGAGGATTTTGCGAAATCCAGCGGGATATCGCGTCCGACCCTGTCCAAGTTCTTCGACGATCCGACCAGCGTAAAGCCAGCCACCCGTGCTCTGATCGAGGCGGCGTTGCGGTCTTCGGACTACCAGCCCAATCTCTATGCGCGCAATCTCAACCGCAAGCGCACCCGCAACATCGGCATTCTCGTGCCTGCTCTCGGCGACCCCTTCTATGCTGAAATGGTCAACCGGCTGGAACTCCGCCTGCGCACCAGCGGCTACTGGCCGATCGTGATTTCATCGCATGGTTTGCCGGAACTGGAGGCCGAGGCCGTCAAAACGATGCTGTCGCTGAAGGTGGCCGGGGCGTTGGTGGCACCCCTCGGCTTCAAGTCCGATCCGCGCGTCTTCGAGAAACTCGGCCAGAACCTGGCGATGGTCTATTTCGACACCTTCATCGAAGGCAGCACGCCATTTGTCGGCAACAACAACAGCCAGAGCGTCGCGACGATCGTCGACTATCTCTGCCGGTCCGGCGACGCGCCGGCCTATCTCGACATTCCGCATATCAATCACAATTCGCCGGAAAGGCTGGCAAGTTATGTCGCCACCGTCGAGGCGGCCGGGTTCGAGCCGCGGGTGATCAAGACGAGCGCGGACTATACCTGGGATTTCGAGCGGATCGGCTATGAACAGATGGACGATATGCTGCGCAGGAAGTCCCTGCCGAGCAAGACGATCCTCTGTGCTAACGATCGCCTGGCCTTCGGTGTGATGGCGGCAGCCTTTGCCAACAACCAGAAGGTCGGACGCCGAAAGGGCGCTCATCTCAGGATCGCCGCCCATGACGACCATCCCCTCAGCCGATATGCATCGCCGCCGCTGACGACAATGGCGCAGGATTTCGCGGCAATGACGGCCAACAGCGTCGACACATTGCTCGCCCTTCTCGGCGAAGGAGAGACGACGACAGGCGCTATCGTCCATGCCATGCGCTCGGACGGCACCCTTGTGATGCGCCAGTCCGCCTGA
- a CDS encoding alpha/beta hydrolase, with amino-acid sequence MTGRIDAGAQRVLDLGRAARSRPFEDGTPEQARKDYNAGAPALKGDLQPVASIENRTITGPNGPIDIRIYRGLGAPESGGRGLLYLHGGGWVIGNLESHDDICRWFADSAACTVVCPNYRLAPEHKFPAGLEDCLAALAFMTGEANTLGIDREKIAVAGDSAGGNLAAVVALMSRVSDQPPLTAQLLLYPNTDAAQTADSYRRYAKGFGLSASTMHWFRDHYIRTPDDIDDWRVSPLKAESLSGAAPAFIAIAGHDILADEGVAYADRLKEDAVPVVLRHWPTQIHGFASMGKYIPEARAAIDEAVIAWNSFETSTP; translated from the coding sequence ATGACTGGCAGAATCGATGCCGGAGCCCAGCGGGTGCTCGATCTCGGCAGGGCCGCAAGATCGAGGCCTTTCGAGGACGGCACGCCGGAACAGGCCCGTAAAGATTACAACGCGGGAGCGCCCGCATTAAAAGGCGATCTGCAGCCTGTCGCCTCTATTGAAAACCGCACGATCACGGGACCGAATGGCCCTATCGACATCCGGATCTATCGCGGCCTCGGTGCACCGGAGAGCGGCGGGCGCGGGCTGCTGTATCTTCACGGCGGCGGATGGGTGATCGGCAACCTCGAGTCCCATGATGACATCTGCAGGTGGTTTGCCGACAGCGCGGCCTGCACGGTCGTCTGCCCCAACTATCGCCTGGCGCCTGAACACAAATTCCCCGCCGGGCTTGAAGATTGCCTCGCGGCGCTGGCATTTATGACCGGAGAGGCTAATACGCTCGGCATCGACCGAGAAAAAATCGCCGTGGCCGGAGACAGCGCAGGCGGCAACCTCGCTGCGGTGGTGGCACTGATGTCCCGGGTATCCGATCAGCCGCCATTGACAGCGCAACTGCTGCTCTATCCGAATACCGACGCTGCCCAGACCGCAGACAGCTACCGGCGCTATGCAAAGGGCTTCGGCTTGTCGGCCTCGACCATGCACTGGTTTCGCGATCATTATATTCGCACGCCGGACGATATCGACGATTGGCGCGTCTCGCCGCTTAAGGCAGAGAGCCTCTCAGGTGCCGCCCCGGCATTTATAGCCATCGCCGGCCACGACATCCTCGCTGACGAAGGTGTCGCCTATGCCGATCGCCTCAAGGAAGACGCCGTTCCCGTGGTCCTGCGCCATTGGCCGACGCAGATCCACGGCTTCGCTTCCATGGGCAAGTACATCCCGGAAGCACGCGCGGCCATCGATGAGGCGGTGATTGCGTGGAACAGCTTCGAGACATCAACTCCATAG
- a CDS encoding Gfo/Idh/MocA family protein, with translation MTRKNNAKIGLGVIGCGNISMTYLRNAALFAGVELRACADISPDMAALRAGQYNIRALTVDQLLADPEIDLVLNLTIPAVHFDVTMSALSAGKHVFTEKPLATSAADGRTLVAEARQRGLLLGSAPDTFLGAAGRRARRLMEEGAIGRPVSGTAFMMGRGMEHWHPNPQFYYQPGGGPVFDMGPYYLTMMVNLLGPVVRVMAMATKGQEERLITAEGPFQNTTFTVGTPTNVLSLLEFKSGATVNFGASWDVFRHSNHPIELHGTEGSLRLPDPDTFGGTVSLSEHGAEWRDFDSDGELYGARNWPYAAPDRANYRMLGVADLVRALEEGRAPRASGDLALHVLDIMEAILASGESQQSITIDGTFQQPPLLGEDEARSLLA, from the coding sequence ATGACCAGAAAGAACAACGCAAAAATCGGCCTCGGCGTAATTGGTTGCGGCAATATTTCGATGACCTATTTGCGCAACGCAGCCCTGTTTGCCGGTGTCGAGTTGAGAGCCTGCGCCGATATCTCGCCCGATATGGCAGCCTTGCGGGCCGGCCAATACAATATCCGCGCGCTCACCGTCGACCAGCTGCTGGCCGACCCGGAAATCGATCTTGTCCTCAATCTCACGATCCCGGCAGTGCATTTCGATGTGACGATGTCAGCGCTTTCGGCCGGCAAACACGTCTTCACCGAAAAGCCGCTGGCCACATCGGCGGCGGACGGACGCACTCTGGTGGCAGAGGCACGGCAGCGTGGACTTCTGCTCGGATCTGCACCCGACACTTTTCTCGGTGCGGCCGGCCGGCGGGCGCGGCGCCTGATGGAGGAAGGAGCCATAGGCCGTCCCGTCAGCGGCACCGCCTTCATGATGGGCCGCGGCATGGAGCACTGGCATCCCAATCCGCAATTCTACTACCAGCCGGGCGGCGGCCCCGTTTTCGACATGGGACCCTATTACCTGACGATGATGGTCAACCTGCTGGGCCCTGTGGTCCGCGTCATGGCGATGGCCACCAAGGGGCAGGAGGAGCGACTGATCACCGCTGAAGGCCCGTTCCAGAACACCACCTTCACCGTTGGCACGCCGACCAATGTCCTCTCGCTTCTGGAATTCAAATCCGGCGCGACGGTGAATTTCGGCGCCTCCTGGGATGTCTTCCGCCACTCCAATCATCCGATCGAGTTGCACGGCACGGAAGGTTCGCTGCGTCTGCCGGATCCCGACACATTCGGCGGCACTGTGTCCCTGTCCGAGCACGGCGCCGAGTGGCGGGACTTCGATAGCGACGGCGAACTCTATGGCGCCAGAAACTGGCCATATGCCGCACCGGACAGGGCAAATTACCGGATGCTTGGCGTCGCCGACCTCGTCCGGGCGCTCGAGGAAGGCAGGGCGCCGCGCGCCTCCGGCGATCTTGCGTTGCATGTTCTCGACATCATGGAAGCCATCCTTGCATCCGGAGAGAGCCAGCAATCGATCACAATCGACGGGACTTTCCAGCAGCCACCATTGCTCGGCGAGGATGAAGCGCGCAGCTTGCTCGCATGA
- a CDS encoding ABC transporter substrate-binding protein gives MSDVKDEPSRSNSTLNSHMIDRRRLLIGAAGAAVGAAALGVTSSLGVRSARAADRTEISFASASFFGKEGLGDLVKAFNESQDRIMVKFIELPPPSSSTEVYQGLIQQLARRNGTPDVFTQDVVWIAGFAAAGWALPLDEYFPKEKRTDYFPGTVAACTYNEKLTALPWFVDSGMFYYRKDLVEKHGGKVPETWDEMATMAAAAQKAGDAKFGYLWQGKQAEVLICDAVEIITSNGGSILAPDGKSSVVGDKAAVEAIQFLHDTINKTKISPQNVLSWDEEPSRQPFTSGEAMFMRNWSYVYPIAQDPKASQVVDKVAVAPLPHFAGGKSAACLGGYQLGVNANSKKREAAIEFLTWMSSPATQTRLALNFGLAPSRPAIFEDAKLKAEQPFMASLQSVFTGATPRPITPQYAKVTLALQSSISKALVSGDVKTELAAAAAQINKIVA, from the coding sequence ATGTCTGATGTTAAGGACGAGCCTTCGCGCTCGAATTCGACTTTAAATTCGCACATGATTGATCGCCGCCGGCTTCTTATCGGGGCGGCCGGGGCTGCGGTCGGTGCCGCTGCCCTTGGCGTCACCTCGAGCCTGGGCGTGCGCTCGGCCCGAGCCGCCGACCGGACAGAGATCAGCTTTGCCAGCGCCAGCTTCTTCGGCAAGGAAGGCCTCGGCGATCTCGTCAAGGCGTTCAACGAGTCGCAGGACCGCATCATGGTGAAGTTCATCGAACTGCCACCACCGAGTTCGTCGACCGAAGTCTATCAAGGGCTGATCCAGCAACTGGCCCGCCGCAACGGGACGCCCGACGTCTTCACGCAGGACGTCGTCTGGATTGCAGGTTTTGCCGCCGCAGGCTGGGCGCTGCCCCTCGACGAGTATTTCCCCAAGGAAAAGCGCACCGACTATTTCCCCGGCACGGTGGCTGCCTGCACTTATAATGAGAAGCTGACGGCGCTGCCTTGGTTCGTCGATTCCGGCATGTTCTATTATCGCAAGGACCTCGTCGAAAAGCACGGCGGCAAGGTCCCTGAAACCTGGGACGAGATGGCAACGATGGCGGCGGCCGCCCAGAAGGCCGGCGATGCCAAGTTCGGCTACCTCTGGCAGGGCAAGCAGGCCGAAGTGCTGATCTGCGATGCAGTCGAGATCATCACCTCGAACGGGGGCTCCATACTGGCGCCGGACGGGAAATCCTCCGTGGTCGGAGACAAGGCCGCGGTCGAGGCCATCCAGTTCCTCCACGACACGATCAACAAGACCAAGATCAGCCCGCAAAACGTTCTTTCCTGGGACGAAGAGCCTTCGCGCCAGCCATTCACGTCCGGCGAAGCGATGTTCATGCGCAACTGGTCCTACGTCTATCCGATTGCCCAGGATCCTAAGGCCTCGCAGGTTGTCGACAAGGTGGCGGTTGCGCCCTTGCCGCATTTTGCCGGCGGCAAGAGCGCGGCCTGCCTCGGCGGCTACCAGCTGGGTGTCAACGCCAACTCCAAGAAGCGCGAAGCCGCGATCGAGTTCTTGACCTGGATGTCGTCGCCGGCAACCCAGACCCGGCTGGCACTGAATTTCGGTCTGGCGCCTTCGCGTCCGGCGATCTTCGAGGATGCCAAGCTCAAGGCCGAGCAGCCCTTCATGGCGAGCCTGCAAAGCGTCTTCACCGGCGCCACACCACGGCCGATCACGCCACAATATGCCAAGGTCACGCTGGCGCTGCAGTCGAGTATCTCCAAAGCCCTGGTCAGCGGCGACGTGAAGACCGAGCTCGCAGCTGCCGCTGCGCAAATCAACAAGATCGTCGCCTGA
- a CDS encoding carbohydrate ABC transporter permease, producing MAVSATVPATGQSRKARRALPRALWPWLLLLPAFLSLASVSFYPIVNGLYLSLTNRSLITQDNDFVGFANYVQLFNDPAFWNAWRHTMWFTVASTVLETLIGLGMALILCETFGGRGIIRAAMLVPWAMPTVVTSKMFGWLFDGQHGIINFILLHLGLIDQNVNWYGSPNTALLTIILADVWKTTPFMALLLLTGLQTVPKSLIEAARMDGAKAWVIFWNIRLPLLLPTLLIAGLFRALDAFRIFDLVYVLTGGGPADSTETLSTLSYKILFSTLQFGYGSAVSTAMFLTEGVIAVVFCLFLVRQIRKTT from the coding sequence ATGGCGGTTTCAGCCACAGTCCCGGCAACGGGGCAGTCACGCAAAGCAAGGAGGGCGCTGCCACGCGCCCTCTGGCCATGGCTCCTGCTGTTGCCGGCTTTCCTGTCGCTTGCATCTGTGTCCTTCTATCCGATCGTCAACGGCCTCTATCTGTCGCTGACAAACCGCTCGCTGATCACCCAGGACAATGATTTCGTCGGCTTTGCCAACTACGTGCAACTGTTCAACGATCCGGCGTTCTGGAATGCCTGGCGCCATACGATGTGGTTTACCGTCGCATCCACTGTGCTGGAAACGCTGATCGGTCTCGGCATGGCCCTCATTCTCTGTGAAACCTTCGGGGGACGCGGGATTATCCGGGCGGCCATGCTCGTGCCTTGGGCAATGCCGACCGTGGTCACCTCCAAGATGTTCGGATGGCTGTTCGATGGCCAGCACGGCATCATCAATTTCATTCTCCTGCATCTCGGGCTGATCGACCAGAACGTCAACTGGTACGGATCGCCGAACACCGCCCTCCTCACCATCATCCTTGCCGACGTCTGGAAGACCACGCCGTTCATGGCGCTGCTGCTTCTGACCGGATTGCAGACCGTTCCGAAGTCTCTGATCGAGGCGGCGCGGATGGACGGCGCCAAGGCCTGGGTGATCTTCTGGAACATCCGCCTGCCGCTGCTGCTGCCAACGCTGCTGATCGCCGGACTGTTCCGTGCGCTGGACGCGTTCCGCATCTTCGACCTTGTTTACGTGCTGACCGGCGGCGGCCCCGCCGATTCCACCGAAACGCTGTCGACGCTGTCCTACAAGATCCTCTTTTCGACCCTGCAGTTCGGCTACGGCTCGGCAGTCTCCACGGCGATGTTCCTGACTGAAGGCGTGATCGCGGTGGTGTTCTGCCTCTTCCTCGTCCGGCAGATAAGGAAGACGACATGA
- a CDS encoding carbohydrate ABC transporter permease, producing the protein MTQGRSVLQSTVIYAGALFILIWSAGPFLWQFSTSLQLDKALTEGTPSLIPHPFTLEHYYNAFVEKGLHHYVLNSLIVSLSTTALCLIVGSLSAFALSRLDVKGRFGILMVILSVSMFPQIALVGPLYLLASDLGLLDTHTALIITYLALGLPLVTWVLFGYFETLPREIDEAARMDGVGVVGLLWHIILPMSLPSLVTTGLLAFITAWNEFLFALAFTSDPDSQTIPVGIANFTNQYYVPWGDIAAASAVVTVPLIILVLVFQRHIIEGLTQGGIKE; encoded by the coding sequence ATGACCCAGGGCCGCTCCGTTCTCCAGAGTACTGTGATCTATGCCGGTGCGCTGTTTATCCTGATATGGTCGGCCGGGCCGTTCCTCTGGCAGTTCTCGACCTCGCTGCAGCTCGACAAGGCGCTGACCGAAGGCACGCCGTCTCTCATTCCGCATCCCTTCACGCTGGAGCATTACTACAATGCGTTCGTCGAGAAGGGCCTGCATCACTATGTGCTGAACTCGCTGATCGTCTCGCTGTCGACCACGGCGCTCTGCCTGATCGTCGGTTCCCTGTCGGCCTTTGCGCTGTCGCGGCTCGATGTGAAGGGCCGGTTCGGGATCCTGATGGTGATCCTGTCGGTGTCGATGTTCCCGCAGATCGCGCTTGTCGGCCCGCTTTATCTGCTGGCCTCGGATCTCGGTCTCCTCGACACCCATACCGCTCTGATCATCACCTATCTTGCGCTGGGTCTGCCGTTGGTGACCTGGGTGCTGTTTGGCTATTTCGAAACCCTGCCGCGCGAAATCGACGAGGCGGCGCGGATGGATGGCGTCGGTGTCGTCGGCCTCCTCTGGCACATCATCCTGCCGATGTCGCTGCCGAGCCTTGTGACGACAGGGCTGCTGGCCTTCATTACCGCCTGGAACGAGTTCCTGTTCGCGCTGGCCTTCACCTCCGATCCCGACAGCCAGACCATTCCCGTCGGCATCGCCAACTTCACGAACCAGTACTACGTGCCCTGGGGAGATATCGCGGCTGCGTCGGCTGTCGTCACCGTGCCGCTCATCATACTCGTGCTGGTCTTCCAGCGACACATCATCGAAGGCCTGACGCAAGGCGGAATCAAGGAATAG